Proteins encoded in a region of the Triticum dicoccoides isolate Atlit2015 ecotype Zavitan chromosome 3A, WEW_v2.0, whole genome shotgun sequence genome:
- the LOC119267713 gene encoding uncharacterized protein LOC119267713, translating to MAASLWLPSPPLHSAVFLSTNHSPSPSPPLAPASTLLQRKHAPARARGNLACSSSGSSSSSASSVVTKDQEGAAAAAEATAPAPAPAAVRYDYKDDPNFRGCKGCGREETERGCNGEGRIMGGIAAVPLFGWWPIKAYRPCPGFVASGGRYRRYGQSMDDVIAGKGRKVASDKKKSDK from the exons ATGGCGGCCTCCCTCTGGCTCCCTTCTCCTCCTCTTCACAGCGCCGTCTTCCTCTCGACCAACCactccccctccccctctcctcctttggCGCCTGCGTCGACTCTGCTGCAGAGGAAGCACGCGCCGGCCAGAGCCAGAGGCAATCTTGCCTGCAGCTCATCCGGCAGCTCCTCGTCCTCTGCTTCCTCTGTTGTGACCAAAGATCAagagggagcagcagcagcagcagaggcgaCGGCCCCTGCCCCTGCTCCGGCGGCTGTCAGATACGACTACAAGGATGACCCCAACTTCAG GGGGTGCAAAGGGTGCGGTCGTGAGGAAACAGAGAGGGGCTGCAACGGCGAAGGGCGGATCATGGGCGGCATAGCCGCCGTCCCCTTGTTTGGGTGGTGGCCGATCAAGGCCTACCGGCCGTGCCCCGGCTTCGTCGCCTCCGGTGGCCGGTACCGGCGCTACGGCCAGAGCATGGACGACGTCATAGCCGGCAAGGGACGGAAAGTCGCCTCCGACAAGAAGAAAAG TGACAAATGA
- the LOC119272109 gene encoding protein DEFECTIVE IN MERISTEM SILENCING 3-like yields the protein MAAAELRSTRPKSPQASFPPQTKQSLLVSLRESLPPTLISICPSLHGPAPPPSLHPRRIAGGLSFARSDGAEIGLLLVLAAQPADRGTAMEAPLTVQIVEFNTKVMQEELKKLGLKVNHHEANITFLKSEIYAIEESIADLTIKRGKKVVASSNGTSVQEAEQRTIESICNQDKTAASLICQLKKRHSTQISTMPMMKDILGVVATLGKTNDDNLSSLLSEYLGIDNMLGLVCKTYDGIKSLETYGTEGNIDKKSGIHGLGGSIGKILHGRFTVFCLENIRPFSGEVVIDDPQRYLMLRKPRLPNGESPPGFLGFAVNMILMDQAYLSCLTPHGHGLRETLFYSLFSHLQVYKTTADLRRAIPFINDGAVSLDGGILRPNGSFCLGDRKDVEVKFTVALSSGDSNTPGSITEMEEQVKLKNWEKERFVEDIKREEDLLKQVKDSFSNQKQQLLDYITQSPASKRVQGSPTIRSPATPGSNPFAATPGRNPFTSTPGSHPFATTPGGNPFAATTPGGHPIAATPGSHPIAATPGNISFAVKPPHMR from the exons atggcggcggcggagctcag ATCTACTCGCCCAAAATCTCCCCAAGCTTCATTTCCTCCCCAAACCAAGCAGAGCCTACTTGTCTCCCTCCGCGAATCTCTCCCTCCCACGCTGATCTCAATCTGCCCGTCCCTCCACGGGCCCGCGCCGCCTCCCTCCCTCCATCCCCGCCGCATCGCCGGCGGCCTCAGCTTCGCACGCTCCGATGGTGCCGAG ATTGGTCTCTTGCTAGTGCTGGCGGCTCAACCTGCAGACCGCGGCACCGCCATGGAGGCTCCGCTGACGGTGCAGATTGTCGAGTTCAACACCAAG GTGATGCAAGAGGAGCTGAAGAAGCTGGGGCTCAAGGTCAACCACCATGAGGCCAACATCACGTTCCTCAAGTCTGAGATCTATGCTATCGAAGAGTCGATTGCTGACCTGACAA TTAAACGTGGAAAGAAGGTTGTAGCTTCAAGTAATGGTACATCAGTTCAAGAAGCTGAACAGCGTACAATTGAAAGCATATGTAATCAGGACAAGACAGCAGCTTCGCTTATATGCCAGCTCAAGAAACGTCATTCCACACAAATATCAACAATGCCAATGATGAAAGATATCCTTGGTGTTGTGGCTACCTTAGGAAAAACAAATGATGATAATCTAAGCAG CCTACTCTCAGAGTACTTGGGAATAGACAATATGCTTGGTCTCGTTTGCAAGACTTATGATGGCATAAAGAGTCTTGAAACATATGGCACAGAAGGCAACATTGATAAGAAAAGTGGTATTCATGGACTGGGTGGCTCAATTGGAAAGATTCTGCATGGGAGGTTTACCGTGTTTTGTCTTGAAAACATAAG GCCATTTTCTGGAGAAGTTGTGATTGATGATCCACAAAGATATCTTATGCTGCGTAAACCAAGGTTGCCTAACGGGGAGTCTCCTCCTGGTTTTCTTGGTTTCGCAGTAAATATGATACTTATGGACCAGGCATACTTGAGTTGTCTCACACCCCATGGCCATGGTCTTAGGGAGACTTTGTTTTACAGTTTGTTTTCTCATTTACAAGTTTATAAGACTACAGCTGATCTACGGCGTGCTATTCCCTTCATAAATGATGGTGCGGTTTCTCTAGATGGTGGTATATTGAGGCCTAATGGTTCATTCTGCCTTGGTGATAG GAAAGATGTTGAAGTGAAATTTACTGTAGCTTTAAGCTCTGGGGATTCAAACACACCTGGAAGTATCACTGAAATGGAAGAGCAAGTCAAACTGAAGAACTGGGAGAAGGAAAGGTTTGTTGAGGATATAAAAAGGGAGGAAGATTTGTTAAAGCAAGTTAAGGACTCATTCAGCAATCAAAAGCAACAGCTTCTGGACTATATCACTCAATCGCCAGCGTCAAAG AGGGTGCAGGGTTCACCAACCATTCGCTCACCTGCAACTCCGGGAAGTAATCCATTTGCAGCAACTCCTGGGCGTAACCCGTTTACATCAACTCCTGGAAGTCACCCGTTTGCTACAACTCCGGGAGGCAACCCATTTGCAGCTACTACTCCTGGAGGTCACCCGATTGCAGCAACTCCTGGAAGTCACCCGATCGCAGCAACTCCTGGAAATATTTCGTTTGCAGTCAAGCCTCCCCACATGCGCTGA